From one Dermacentor variabilis isolate Ectoservices chromosome 3, ASM5094787v1, whole genome shotgun sequence genomic stretch:
- the LOC142574669 gene encoding uncharacterized protein LOC142574669, which translates to MADTARLLLPDLNLPFTVQTDAREYGIGTVLLQKHQGKLHPLAFARRTLTGAERNYTVTEKECLAIVFALKQFDMYLDGADFTIQTDHQALTRLSKLQNPAGRLARWALSLQKYNCRVEYRKGTFNKVADALSRAPLSGDGESATEVLAVAVPVDALGTLISRQQLLDAQLSDDQCNLIRKALDGANPAGRIFVDTCKALGVQHKRTTPYHPQANITECVNRNLKTMLVAFTEQHKDWDVRIQEMAFATRTTVNRSTGFTPAAILLGRELRFPIEHAFTNGSELPTRNYSTFTQNLSSRLAHTLKEARENLDLARLEHGNQYNKGRRPLEFAVGDEVLRRTHPLSDAAKGFAASLAPRWDGPYVIARRISSLVYLLREKHGSRVIGPVSLLDLKAYYERPSDS; encoded by the exons ATGGCCGATACCGCACGTCTGTTGCTTCCCGACCTCAACCTTCCATTCACCGTGCAGACCGACGCAAGAGAGTATGGCATCGGCACAGTCTTGCTTCAGAAGCACCAAGGGAAGCTTCACCCTCTGGCTTTTGCAAGGCGCACTCTCACAGGAGCAGAGCGGAACTATACCGTAACAGAGAAAGAGTGCCTAGCAATTGTATTTGCACTAAAGCAATTTGACATGTATCTGGATGGAGCTGACTTTACTATTCAGACTGACCACCAGGCGCTGACGCGGCTGTCAAAGCTACAAAACCCAGCCGGCCGTTTAGCCCGTTGGGCCCTCTCTCTTCAGAAGTATAATTGCAGAGTAGAATACAGGAAAGGCACCTTCAACAAGGTAGCTGACGCCCTGTCCCGAGCACCACTCTCCGGGGATGGCGAGTCGGCAACCGAAGTCCTGGCTGTGGCAGTGCCTGTGGATGCCTTGGGAACACTGATCTCCCGCCAGCAGCTACTCGACGCCCAGCTAAGCGACGACCAGTGCAACTTGATACGCAAGGCACTGGACGGCGCCAACCCTGCCG GCAGGATATTCGTTGATACTTGCAAAGCTCTTGGCGTGCAGCACAAAAGGACGACACCCTACCATCCTCAAGCCAACATCACGGAGTGTGTGAACCGAAACCTTAAGACAATGCTGGTGGCTTTcaccgagcagcacaaggactgGGACGTTCGTATCCAGGAGATGGCTTTCGCCACAAGGACCACAGTAAACCGGTCGACAGGGTTTACGCCAGCGGCTATTCTTCTCGGTCGCGAGCTCCGTTTTCCAATTGAGCATGCATTCACCAACGGCTCTGAATTGCCAACTCGCAATTACTCCACGTTCACACAAAATCTTTCCAGCCGCCTGGCCCACACTCTGAAGGAGGCCAGGGAAAACTTGGACCTTGCCCGCCTGGAACATGGGAACCAATACAACAAAGGCAGGCGGCCCCTGGAGTTCGCGGTCGGCGATGAAGTGCTCCGCCGCACGCACCCACTCAGCGATGCTGCAAAAGGGTTTGCTGCTTCCCTCGCGCCTAGATGGGACGGCCCTTACGTGATCGCGAGACGTATTTCTAGCTTGGTGTACCTACTGCGGGAAAAACACGGCAGCAGAGTAATAGGGCCCGTAAGCTTGCTCGACCTCAAAGCGTACTACGAGCGCCCATCAGACAGCTAA